One Lactobacillus crispatus DNA segment encodes these proteins:
- the citE gene encoding citrate (pro-3S)-lyase subunit beta — translation MTYVKNRLRRTMMFVPGNNPAMIKDAGIYGADSIMLDLEDSVSLTEKDAARMLVYEAIKTVDFGGSEIVVRVNGQDTPFYDEDVKAMVKAGVDVIRLPKTESAAMIQKLVKDIEHWEDEFDIENGSIGVMAAIESAKGVLNAPEIATATPLMMGLAVSGEDYTADMHTHRYPDGRELEFARNMVLQAARAADVYAFDTVFSNMKDTEGFYRETNYIHELGYDGKSLVNPRQIQMVNKVFNPTKEEIEQAKNVENAIREAKAKGSGVISLNGKMIDKPVVEKATRVLETAKASNLIDKEGNYIGE, via the coding sequence ATGACATACGTTAAGAATCGTTTGCGTAGAACCATGATGTTTGTACCTGGTAATAATCCAGCTATGATTAAGGATGCTGGCATTTATGGTGCAGATTCGATTATGCTTGATTTGGAAGACTCAGTTTCATTAACGGAAAAAGATGCTGCCAGAATGTTGGTCTATGAGGCAATTAAGACAGTCGATTTCGGTGGCAGTGAAATTGTAGTTCGTGTTAATGGTCAAGACACGCCATTTTACGATGAAGATGTTAAGGCAATGGTAAAAGCCGGCGTTGACGTTATTCGCTTGCCTAAAACTGAATCAGCTGCAATGATTCAAAAATTGGTAAAGGATATCGAACATTGGGAAGATGAATTTGACATTGAAAATGGTTCTATTGGCGTGATGGCTGCCATCGAATCAGCCAAGGGTGTCTTAAATGCCCCAGAAATTGCAACCGCAACGCCTTTAATGATGGGCTTGGCGGTATCTGGCGAAGACTATACTGCAGATATGCATACTCATCGTTATCCAGATGGTCGCGAATTGGAATTTGCGCGTAACATGGTTTTACAAGCAGCTCGGGCCGCAGACGTATATGCCTTTGATACAGTGTTCTCAAATATGAAGGATACTGAAGGCTTCTATCGTGAAACTAACTATATCCATGAACTAGGGTATGATGGCAAGAGTTTGGTTAACCCACGTCAAATTCAAATGGTTAATAAGGTCTTTAATCCAACTAAAGAAGAGATTGAGCAAGCTAAGAATGTTGAAAATGCCATTCGTGAAGCCAAAGCTAAGGGCTCAGGCGTTATTTCACTTAATGGTAAGATGATCGATAAGCCAGTTGTAGAAAAGGCTACCAGGGTTTTGGAAACAGCGAAAGCTTCTAACTTGATTGATAAAGAAGGTAACTACATTGGAGAATAA
- the citD gene encoding citrate lyase acyl carrier protein, with the protein MEIKTTAVAGTLESSDIQIMISKGSNGIEIDLESEVKKAYGDQIEKVITDTLKAYGLENAKVKATDKGALDCVIKARTLAAAQRATETSDKPDLEVL; encoded by the coding sequence ATGGAAATTAAAACCACAGCAGTTGCGGGAACACTTGAGAGTTCAGATATCCAAATCATGATTTCAAAGGGTTCTAACGGCATTGAGATTGACCTTGAATCAGAAGTAAAAAAGGCCTATGGAGATCAGATTGAAAAGGTGATTACTGACACCTTAAAAGCTTATGGCTTAGAAAATGCCAAGGTTAAAGCAACCGATAAGGGAGCACTGGATTGTGTAATTAAGGCTCGTACTTTAGCAGCTGCACAACGTGCAACCGAAACTTCAGACAAGCCAGATTTGGAGGTGCTCTAA
- the citC gene encoding [citrate (pro-3S)-lyase] ligase has protein sequence MDKVVDLFLNDATTRQKWENLLESLGLNDFSEREVNVIDHTIGLEDEEGNLVGTGSVAGNVLKYIGVKNDADTQGARFNKVVTALTQYLTNDGIFHSFVFTKAKYATSFEHLHFNLLAKTDQAAFLENGMPDVKEFVAEVPEIADQEHKKVAAIVMNANPFTLGHQHLIKMASEENDLVYVFVVANDVSLFSFDERFKLVQEGIKEFSNVKVISGGDYMVSPATFPAYFLKSPDDLIAVQTVIDAAVFKNQIAPGLNITRRYIGKEPISRTTHFYNVSLAHELGPEIEVIVIDRLEKDGQIVTATKVRQLIKDGNLKEINKFVPETTYEFIKQNMQKLQSKIEKGMNIDGN, from the coding sequence ATGGATAAAGTCGTTGATTTGTTTTTAAACGACGCTACAACTAGGCAAAAATGGGAAAACTTGTTGGAATCATTGGGGTTAAATGATTTTAGTGAACGCGAAGTTAATGTGATTGATCATACTATTGGGCTAGAAGATGAGGAAGGCAATTTAGTTGGTACTGGTAGTGTGGCTGGTAATGTCTTAAAGTATATCGGAGTCAAGAATGATGCCGATACGCAGGGGGCTCGCTTTAATAAAGTGGTTACAGCCTTAACGCAATATTTGACTAATGATGGAATTTTCCATTCCTTTGTCTTTACTAAAGCAAAGTATGCAACTAGCTTTGAGCACTTGCACTTCAATTTGTTAGCCAAGACGGATCAGGCAGCCTTTTTAGAAAATGGAATGCCTGATGTGAAGGAATTTGTGGCTGAAGTGCCCGAAATAGCAGATCAAGAGCATAAGAAGGTCGCTGCAATAGTCATGAATGCAAATCCGTTTACCTTGGGTCATCAGCATTTGATTAAGATGGCTAGTGAAGAAAACGATTTGGTTTATGTCTTTGTTGTGGCTAATGATGTTTCTTTGTTTAGCTTTGATGAGCGCTTCAAATTGGTGCAAGAAGGTATTAAGGAGTTTAGTAATGTGAAAGTAATCTCTGGCGGAGACTACATGGTTTCACCAGCTACTTTTCCAGCATACTTCTTAAAATCACCTGACGATTTAATTGCTGTACAAACGGTGATAGACGCGGCTGTCTTTAAGAATCAAATTGCACCAGGACTGAACATTACCCGTCGTTATATTGGTAAAGAACCAATTTCAAGAACGACTCACTTTTATAATGTTAGCCTAGCGCATGAGCTTGGTCCTGAGATTGAAGTAATCGTAATTGATCGCTTGGAAAAAGACGGTCAAATTGTTACTGCCACTAAAGTTAGACAGCTGATCAAGGATGGCAATTTAAAAGAGATCAATAAATTCGTGCCGGAAACGACTTATGAATTTATTAAGCAAAACATGCAGAAATTGCAGTCTAAAATTGAGAAAGGAATGAATATTGATGGAAATTAA
- a CDS encoding DASS family sodium-coupled anion symporter, with protein MKTLEKVNYKGFIWPLIVGIVLWCITPWRPSGLSVQAWQMFAVFVATIVGCITKPLPIGGTTLAGLVVTVLVGLAPMKDVTNAKGMVVNQGVLSSFGNSAAWLIAMAFIMAHGISKTGLGNRIAYIMIQKFGKKSLGIGYAITGLELILGALIPSNSARTGGVVWPVVESVSKEGYDSKPDDASRKKIGAYIDFTAFHANILSTALFITGAAPNMVAQQLAAQKGYQMSWAGWFFTAIVPVAVLAVIIPFVIYKMYPPEIKETPDAKKWADEKLAKMGPMSTPEKIMMSVFILSIVLWVLSGFFKIPQLDATFVAFLAVTILMITGVLTMQDALKETGAWNILIWLSILMFMAGKLISYGFIDWFSKLVQNGLHGVSWGFVLAILVLLLFYTHYFFASGTAHMTALYLPFLSVAVATGAPLGLSAMLLAFTGAINASTTHYANGPASILATTGYVKQGEWWKMNFVLGLIYMIIFGTVGVLWMKIIGLW; from the coding sequence ATGAAAACTTTAGAAAAAGTGAATTATAAAGGCTTTATTTGGCCTTTGATCGTTGGAATTGTATTGTGGTGTATTACTCCATGGCGCCCAAGTGGCCTTTCGGTTCAGGCATGGCAAATGTTTGCCGTTTTCGTTGCCACAATTGTAGGGTGTATTACAAAACCTTTGCCAATTGGTGGTACAACCTTAGCTGGCTTGGTAGTAACTGTTTTAGTTGGCTTAGCACCAATGAAGGACGTTACAAATGCAAAAGGTATGGTAGTTAATCAAGGCGTGCTTAGTTCATTTGGTAACTCTGCTGCATGGTTAATCGCTATGGCCTTCATTATGGCTCATGGTATTAGTAAAACAGGTCTAGGTAACCGTATTGCCTATATTATGATTCAAAAATTTGGTAAGAAGTCATTGGGTATTGGTTATGCGATTACTGGATTGGAATTAATTCTCGGTGCCTTAATTCCATCGAACTCAGCTCGTACTGGTGGGGTCGTTTGGCCAGTTGTTGAATCTGTTTCAAAAGAAGGCTACGATTCTAAGCCAGATGATGCTTCTCGTAAAAAGATTGGTGCCTACATTGACTTTACTGCCTTTCATGCCAATATTTTATCAACGGCTTTGTTTATTACCGGTGCTGCTCCTAACATGGTGGCTCAACAATTAGCCGCACAAAAGGGCTATCAAATGTCTTGGGCAGGTTGGTTTTTCACTGCAATCGTACCTGTTGCTGTATTGGCAGTAATCATTCCATTTGTTATTTACAAGATGTACCCACCTGAGATTAAAGAAACTCCAGATGCTAAGAAATGGGCTGATGAAAAATTAGCAAAAATGGGACCAATGTCAACTCCAGAAAAAATTATGATGTCAGTCTTCATTCTTTCAATTGTTTTATGGGTTTTGTCTGGTTTCTTTAAGATCCCACAATTAGATGCGACTTTTGTTGCCTTCCTGGCTGTAACTATTTTGATGATTACCGGTGTGTTAACAATGCAGGATGCTCTGAAAGAAACTGGTGCTTGGAATATCTTGATTTGGCTTTCTATCCTGATGTTCATGGCTGGTAAGCTGATTTCATACGGATTTATTGATTGGTTCTCCAAATTAGTTCAAAATGGTCTTCATGGTGTTAGCTGGGGCTTTGTATTGGCAATTCTAGTTTTGCTTTTGTTCTACACCCACTACTTCTTTGCAAGTGGAACTGCACATATGACTGCTCTTTATTTGCCATTCTTGTCTGTTGCGGTTGCAACTGGTGCTCCTTTAGGCCTTTCCGCAATGCTTTTAGCCTTTACTGGTGCAATCAACGCATCAACCACTCACTATGCTAATGGTCCTGCCTCAATTTTGGCTACTACTGGCTATGTTAAACAAGGTGAATGGTGGAAGATGAATTTTGTCCTTGGATTAATCTATATGATTATTTTTGGAACTGTCGGAGTTCTTTGGATGAAGATTATTGGTTTATGGTAA
- a CDS encoding RraA family protein, with translation MPVGKRIYLKRQMPDPKVVAGFKKIPASNTADCMERNCAMNPRIKLMSNPDEEMVGPAFTVHTRAGDNLAIYAALKYCQPGDVIVIDDEGDNTRSLIGEVMMSYLRDQKKIAGIVIGGPIRDIDNLRNWKLPIYATSTTPGGPYKEGPGEINVPVACGNVSVNPGDVILGDADGVICIPRKDAPEILPKAQAFHEQDEAKAIAFSKGEVDLSWVDKSLADKGFDIIDDVYRP, from the coding sequence ATGCCTGTAGGAAAAAGAATTTATTTAAAGAGGCAAATGCCTGATCCAAAAGTTGTAGCTGGTTTTAAAAAGATCCCAGCTTCTAATACCGCGGATTGCATGGAACGAAATTGTGCTATGAATCCTAGAATTAAGTTAATGTCGAATCCTGATGAGGAAATGGTTGGTCCAGCATTTACGGTTCACACCAGGGCGGGTGACAACTTAGCAATTTATGCGGCTTTAAAGTATTGCCAGCCAGGCGATGTGATTGTCATCGACGACGAGGGTGATAACACTAGATCTTTGATTGGTGAGGTAATGATGTCTTACTTACGCGATCAAAAGAAAATTGCAGGTATTGTAATTGGTGGCCCAATTCGTGATATTGATAATTTAAGAAATTGGAAACTGCCGATTTATGCAACCAGTACTACTCCAGGTGGACCATATAAAGAAGGACCTGGTGAAATAAATGTACCTGTTGCTTGTGGGAATGTTAGTGTTAACCCAGGTGATGTGATTTTAGGGGATGCTGATGGAGTAATCTGTATTCCACGTAAAGATGCTCCTGAGATTTTGCCTAAGGCACAAGCTTTTCATGAGCAGGATGAGGCTAAAGCAATTGCCTTTAGCAAAGGAGAAGTTGATTTAAGTTGGGTAGATAAAAGCTTAGCAGATAAAGGCTTTGACATCATTGATGATGTGTATCGTCCATAG
- a CDS encoding C1 family peptidase: MTVISQQEIEGFSESFNSNPENKVASRAARRSGLLEASFNDRVSERLNHVFSTELDIGGVTDQKHSGRCWEFTTLNVLRHYFGKENKVKDFTFSQAYNFFWDKIERANAFYNAIIRLADKPLTDRHVQAWLEFAGEDGGLWTMAINLVKKYGVVPSYAMPESFNTNNTTALAENLARKERKDALVLRKLVSEGKKDEAEKTKKEFLNEIYRMVSVALGEPPKKFDLEYRDDDKKYHLERDLTPQAFVQKYFKNFNFDDYVALSNIPNHEYNKVYHLPLYDNVAGGDQVKYLNVPIEYLAQAAVAQLKAGEAVSFGNDVLKQMERKTGFLDTDLYKTDQLFHVDTQMSKADRLNTGEGFATHDMTLVGVDEDNGHIRKWKVENSWGDKYGHKGFYEMSEPWFEQYVYDVIVKKEFLPKELQELLDQPAIDVMPWENFGE, from the coding sequence ATGACAGTTATTTCACAACAAGAAATTGAAGGCTTTTCTGAAAGCTTTAATTCTAATCCTGAGAATAAAGTAGCTTCTCGTGCTGCTCGTCGTAGTGGTTTGCTTGAAGCTTCATTTAATGACCGCGTATCAGAACGACTTAATCATGTCTTTTCAACTGAACTTGATATTGGCGGTGTAACTGATCAGAAGCATTCTGGTCGTTGCTGGGAATTCACTACTTTGAATGTTTTGCGCCACTACTTTGGCAAGGAAAACAAGGTCAAGGATTTTACGTTCTCACAAGCTTATAATTTCTTCTGGGACAAGATTGAACGTGCTAACGCTTTTTACAATGCAATTATTCGTTTAGCAGATAAACCTTTGACTGATCGTCATGTCCAAGCATGGCTTGAATTTGCTGGTGAAGATGGTGGTCTTTGGACTATGGCCATTAACTTAGTTAAAAAATATGGTGTAGTACCTTCATACGCAATGCCAGAGAGTTTTAATACCAATAATACTACTGCTTTGGCTGAGAACTTGGCTCGCAAGGAACGAAAAGATGCGCTTGTTTTGCGTAAATTAGTCAGTGAAGGTAAGAAGGATGAAGCAGAAAAAACTAAGAAGGAATTCTTGAACGAGATTTATCGCATGGTTTCTGTAGCCTTGGGTGAACCACCAAAGAAATTTGACTTAGAATATCGTGATGATGATAAGAAATATCACTTGGAACGTGATCTGACACCACAAGCTTTTGTCCAAAAGTATTTCAAGAACTTTAATTTCGATGATTATGTTGCTTTGTCCAACATCCCTAATCATGAATACAACAAAGTTTACCATTTGCCACTTTATGATAATGTTGCTGGTGGTGATCAAGTTAAGTATTTGAATGTACCAATTGAATATTTAGCTCAAGCTGCAGTGGCGCAACTTAAGGCAGGTGAAGCAGTCAGCTTTGGTAATGACGTTTTAAAGCAAATGGAAAGAAAGACTGGTTTTCTTGATACCGACTTGTACAAGACTGATCAATTATTCCACGTAGATACGCAAATGAGTAAGGCTGACCGCTTGAATACAGGGGAAGGTTTTGCCACTCATGATATGACTTTAGTTGGTGTTGATGAAGATAATGGTCACATTCGCAAGTGGAAGGTTGAAAATTCTTGGGGTGATAAATATGGACACAAGGGCTTCTACGAAATGAGCGAGCCATGGTTTGAACAATATGTTTATGATGTGATTGTGAAGAAAGAATTTTTACCAAAAGAATTGCAAGAGTTGCTTGATCAACCTGCAATTGATGTAATGCCTTGGGAAAACTTTGGTGAATAA
- a CDS encoding L-lactate dehydrogenase, whose amino-acid sequence MSRKVFLVGDGAVGSTFANDLLQNTIVDELAIFDVAKDRPVGDSMDLEDITPFMGQTNIHPAADYSDAKDADVCVITAGVPRKPGETRLDLVNKNVKILESIVKPVVESGFNGVFVVSANPVDILTTLTQKLSGFPKNRVIGTGTSLDSMRLRVELSKRLNVPVAKVNSMVLGEHGDTSFENFDESTVAGKALRDYSEINDDVLAEIETDVRKKGGKIIANKGATFYGVAMMLTQIVSAILDNRAICLPLSAPINGEYGIKHDLYLGTPTVINGEGIEKVIETKLSDTEHAKMINSADKMQEVLSGINL is encoded by the coding sequence ATGAGTAGAAAAGTATTTCTTGTTGGTGATGGTGCTGTTGGTTCAACTTTTGCAAATGACTTATTGCAAAATACAATTGTTGATGAATTAGCAATTTTTGATGTAGCTAAGGATCGTCCTGTTGGTGATTCAATGGACCTTGAAGATATTACGCCATTTATGGGTCAAACCAATATTCATCCTGCAGCCGATTATAGTGATGCTAAAGATGCTGACGTTTGTGTGATCACTGCTGGTGTTCCTCGTAAGCCAGGTGAAACTAGACTTGACTTGGTTAACAAGAACGTTAAGATTTTGGAAAGTATTGTTAAGCCAGTAGTTGAATCAGGATTTAATGGTGTCTTTGTTGTTTCCGCAAACCCAGTTGACATTTTGACGACTTTGACCCAAAAGTTGTCTGGTTTCCCTAAGAACCGTGTAATTGGTACTGGTACTTCACTTGATTCAATGCGTCTTCGTGTTGAACTTTCAAAGCGTTTGAATGTCCCAGTTGCTAAGGTTAACTCAATGGTTCTTGGTGAACACGGTGATACTAGTTTTGAAAACTTTGATGAATCAACAGTTGCAGGTAAGGCACTCCGTGATTACTCAGAAATCAACGATGATGTTCTAGCAGAAATTGAGACCGATGTGCGTAAGAAGGGTGGCAAGATCATTGCCAACAAAGGTGCTACATTCTACGGTGTTGCAATGATGCTTACTCAAATTGTCTCAGCTATTTTGGACAATCGTGCAATTTGTTTGCCACTTTCAGCTCCGATTAATGGTGAATACGGTATTAAGCATGATCTTTACTTAGGTACCCCAACCGTTATTAACGGTGAAGGGATCGAAAAGGTAATTGAAACTAAGCTTTCCGATACTGAGCATGCTAAGATGATTAACTCAGCAGACAAGATGCAAGAAGTTTTGTCAGGTATAAACCTTTAA
- a CDS encoding flavocytochrome c, whose protein sequence is MPNTKELKNKYDAIVVGSGGAGLTAALQAHELGLNVVVLEKNEKTGGNTSRASSGMNASESLVQLDEGIIDNNRDFYEETLKGGGLLNDRAMLKYFVNHSALAISWLMKYGIRLTDLTITGGMSKKRAHRPASMEPVGFYLTSRMTTQVKKAGIDIFTGAKVTKLLQDAKKRVNGVEVETPDGIKTVKAKVVLLATGGFGASKDIIKKYRPDLVDYKTTNQPGATGDGLKLAEALDAQLMQMNFIQVHPTADTDNPHVYLIGEGLRGEGAILVNKNGQRFVNELSTRKIVSSAITNLHEDGAYLIFDSGVRAHFAAVEFYDQIGLVEHGTDLADLAKKIGVNGANLEKTIAAWNKSVTTGKDKEFGRTTGMDRELDRGPYFAIHVHPAIHYTMGGIHINTETQVLDTNGNVIDGLFAAGEVSGGLHGNNRIGGNSIAETVIFGRQAGIQMAKYVRESK, encoded by the coding sequence ATGCCAAATACAAAAGAATTAAAGAATAAATATGATGCTATCGTTGTTGGCTCAGGCGGAGCAGGTCTGACTGCTGCACTTCAAGCTCATGAACTAGGTCTAAATGTTGTTGTGCTTGAAAAAAATGAGAAAACTGGTGGTAACACTAGTCGTGCTTCAAGTGGAATGAACGCTTCTGAATCTTTGGTTCAGCTTGACGAAGGGATCATTGATAATAACCGTGACTTCTATGAAGAAACTTTAAAAGGTGGAGGTTTATTAAATGACCGTGCCATGTTGAAGTACTTTGTTAACCACTCTGCTTTAGCTATTTCATGGTTGATGAAATATGGTATTCGTTTAACTGATTTGACCATTACAGGAGGGATGAGTAAGAAACGTGCTCACCGTCCTGCTTCAATGGAACCAGTTGGATTTTATCTAACTTCACGAATGACAACACAGGTGAAAAAAGCGGGTATTGACATCTTTACTGGTGCTAAAGTTACCAAGTTGTTGCAAGATGCTAAGAAGCGCGTTAATGGTGTTGAAGTTGAGACACCAGATGGCATTAAAACAGTTAAAGCTAAGGTGGTTCTTTTAGCTACTGGTGGCTTTGGTGCTTCCAAGGATATCATTAAGAAGTATCGTCCAGACTTAGTTGACTATAAGACTACTAATCAGCCAGGGGCTACAGGCGATGGACTGAAGCTTGCTGAAGCACTTGATGCTCAACTAATGCAAATGAACTTCATTCAGGTTCACCCAACTGCAGATACTGATAATCCGCATGTTTATTTAATTGGTGAAGGTCTGCGCGGTGAAGGTGCTATCTTAGTTAACAAGAATGGTCAACGTTTTGTTAATGAATTAAGTACACGAAAGATTGTTTCTAGTGCAATTACTAATTTGCATGAAGATGGGGCATACTTGATTTTTGACTCAGGTGTACGGGCTCATTTTGCTGCAGTTGAGTTTTATGACCAGATTGGTTTAGTAGAACATGGTACTGATTTGGCTGATTTAGCTAAAAAAATTGGCGTAAATGGTGCCAACTTAGAAAAGACCATTGCCGCTTGGAATAAGTCCGTTACAACTGGTAAGGATAAAGAATTTGGCAGAACGACTGGGATGGATCGTGAACTTGATCGTGGTCCATACTTTGCAATTCATGTTCATCCAGCAATTCACTATACTATGGGTGGTATTCATATTAATACTGAAACTCAAGTACTTGATACTAATGGTAATGTAATTGATGGATTATTTGCAGCTGGTGAAGTATCTGGCGGACTTCATGGAAATAATCGAATTGGTGGTAACTCAATTGCCGAAACAGTTATTTTTGGTCGTCAAGCAGGTATTCAGATGGCTAAATATGTTCGTGAAAGTAAATAA
- a CDS encoding class II fumarate hydratase produces the protein MSEEEYRVESDTIGPVKIPKNALWGPQTERSRNNFPSGELMPLQIIRAFLHLKKAAAESNVEVGDEPKEKGEAIEDAIDHLLALSDTDLRKDFPLHVLQTGSGTQSNMNVNEVVANLANKLHPGLDILPNDDVNRGQSSNDTYPTAMNIVAVEALDKLEPAIQHLIDKLVAKEKKYWKTVKVGRTHLQDATPLTFGQELSGYISALKHDLSYIRELKPTLYELAIGGTAVGTGLNAAPGMTEKIAGKLSEVYGHKFEVKTNKFWGLAHHSGLDVVHGALKTLAADMFKIAQDIRLLASGPRAGYHELNIPANEPGSSIMPGKVNPTQAEAVTMAAAKVFGNDTTITFASSQGNFEMNVFKTVIIASFLDSCDILTGTITGFADKMIHGLTVNEERMDELLENSLMTVTALSPHIGYHAAAKIAQTADKEGTTLREAALKSGKVTEEQYDEWMDYMQMTNVDKSTPEE, from the coding sequence ATGAGCGAAGAAGAATACCGTGTTGAAAGTGACACTATTGGTCCAGTTAAGATCCCTAAAAATGCTTTATGGGGCCCTCAAACTGAAAGAAGCCGCAATAACTTCCCAAGTGGTGAATTGATGCCATTGCAAATTATTCGAGCATTTTTACACTTAAAGAAGGCAGCTGCAGAAAGTAACGTTGAAGTTGGCGATGAACCAAAAGAAAAAGGCGAAGCAATTGAAGATGCAATTGATCATTTGCTAGCTTTAAGCGATACTGACTTGCGTAAGGACTTCCCACTTCATGTTTTGCAAACCGGTTCAGGTACTCAAAGCAACATGAACGTTAACGAAGTTGTAGCTAACTTGGCTAATAAATTGCACCCAGGTTTAGATATTTTGCCTAATGATGATGTTAACCGTGGTCAATCATCTAATGATACTTATCCAACTGCAATGAATATTGTTGCCGTTGAAGCATTGGACAAGTTGGAACCAGCAATTCAACACTTAATTGATAAATTAGTTGCTAAAGAAAAGAAATATTGGAAGACTGTTAAAGTTGGTCGAACCCACTTACAAGACGCAACGCCTTTGACTTTTGGTCAAGAATTATCTGGCTATATTTCTGCTCTTAAACATGACTTATCATATATTCGTGAATTGAAGCCAACTCTCTACGAATTAGCTATTGGTGGGACTGCTGTAGGGACTGGCTTGAATGCAGCACCGGGAATGACCGAAAAAATTGCTGGTAAATTATCAGAAGTCTATGGTCATAAATTTGAAGTTAAAACTAATAAATTCTGGGGCTTAGCTCACCATTCAGGTCTTGATGTAGTTCATGGTGCCCTTAAAACATTGGCTGCTGATATGTTTAAGATTGCGCAAGATATTCGTTTACTTGCTTCAGGTCCGAGAGCGGGCTACCATGAATTAAATATTCCAGCAAATGAGCCAGGTTCAAGTATTATGCCAGGTAAAGTTAACCCAACTCAGGCAGAGGCTGTGACAATGGCTGCTGCTAAAGTATTTGGTAATGACACCACCATTACCTTTGCTTCTAGTCAAGGTAATTTTGAAATGAACGTCTTCAAGACAGTCATCATTGCATCATTCTTAGATAGTTGTGATATTTTAACTGGTACAATTACTGGTTTTGCTGATAAAATGATTCATGGCTTAACGGTTAATGAAGAAAGAATGGATGAATTACTTGAGAATTCATTAATGACCGTTACTGCCTTGTCGCCACATATTGGCTATCATGCTGCTGCTAAGATTGCGCAAACTGCTGATAAAGAAGGCACTACTTTAAGAGAAGCTGCTTTGAAGAGTGGTAAAGTTACTGAAGAACAATATGATGAATGGATGGACTATATGCAAATGACTAATGTTGATAAGTCTACTCCAGAAGAATAG
- a CDS encoding methionine ABC transporter permease gives MISFLSKYLPNVVQLGWGGDAGWGTSIFQTLFMTFWSAIFGGILGIIFGVILVLTKDGGIRPNKFWYNFSDKLVSIFRAIPFIILLAFVAPVTQKIVGTQIGMKAALVPLTLGVFPFYARQVQVALESVDPGKVEAAESLGSTARDIIFDVYLRESRSELIRVSTVTIISLIGLTAMAGAVGAGGLGNTAISYGYNRFNNDVTLVATVLVIILIFIVQIIGDFFAKRMNHQSR, from the coding sequence ATGATTAGTTTCTTAAGTAAATATTTACCCAATGTTGTTCAACTTGGCTGGGGCGGAGACGCTGGCTGGGGCACTAGTATTTTTCAGACCTTATTTATGACTTTTTGGTCAGCTATCTTTGGTGGCATTCTTGGTATTATCTTTGGCGTGATTTTAGTTTTAACTAAGGATGGCGGGATTCGGCCCAATAAATTCTGGTACAATTTCTCAGACAAGCTAGTTTCAATCTTCAGAGCGATTCCGTTCATTATCCTGCTTGCATTTGTTGCACCAGTTACTCAAAAAATTGTAGGTACACAGATCGGAATGAAGGCAGCCTTAGTACCATTAACTTTAGGCGTATTTCCATTTTATGCTCGTCAGGTACAAGTTGCTTTAGAAAGTGTTGACCCAGGTAAGGTTGAAGCCGCAGAAAGTTTGGGCTCAACTGCGCGTGATATTATCTTTGATGTTTATTTAAGAGAATCTCGCTCAGAACTGATTCGTGTTTCGACGGTGACGATTATTTCTTTGATTGGTTTGACTGCAATGGCTGGTGCTGTAGGTGCCGGTGGTTTAGGTAATACCGCTATTTCATACGGTTATAACCGATTCAATAATGATGTTACTTTAGTAGCTACTGTATTAGTAATTATTTTGATTTTTATCGTTCAAATCATTGGTGACTTCTTTGCTAAAAGAATGAATCACCAGTCTAGATAA